The sequence GCTAAGAGCAAGTGGGGTCGCACGTGACATTAGAAAAGAAGAGCCATATCTCATCTACGATGAGCTAGAATTTGATGTGCCTTACGCCACCAAAGGCGACTGCTACGCGAGATATCTGCTTTATATGAAAGAGATGCGCGAGTGCGTGAAAATTTTAAAGCAGTGTGTTAGCAAGTATCAGACAAGTAACCCTGCCATCATCGCCGACGCGCCAGAGTATGTGAGCGCTTCAAAAGAGCAGATCATGAGCCAAAACTACTCTTTGATGCAGCATTTTGTGCTGATAACTCAGGGGCTAAAGCCACCAAAGGGCGAAATTTACTTTGCTAGCGAGTCGCCAAAGGGAGAGCTTGGAATTTATATAAACTCAGATGGCAGCGCAAGCCCGTACCGCCTAAAAATTCGCACGCCAAGCTTTTGGCACTGCGCTATCTACGAAGATCTGCTAGTTGGGCAGTATGTGGCAGATGTGGCTGCGATAATAGGCAGTACAAATATCATCTTAGGCGAGGTTGATAGATGAAAAGGGTCGATCTTAGGCATCTAAAGGGCGAGTTTTTGAGCGCTCTTGGCCAGCAGATAAAGGCTAGTGAGCCAGGCGAGGTGGTGATATTTTTGTTTGAGATAGGTGACTTTAGCGGTGTCACAAAGGCTGTAAATTTGGCTTATAACCTAAACTGCGAGGTGATGAACTCGCTTAAATTTAACCAAGTTGATTGGGCATTAACGATAAAAAAGGGCAAGATATGAAATTTAATGATCTAATAGCAGGCAAGAGCCTAAGTATCGCAAATTTACTAAGTTTGAGCGACAAAAATTTAGCAAAAAAGATAAAAGAGCACGAGTTTAAATACATCTCATGCTTTGAAGATAACGAGCTTGGTGGCAAAAATTTGATCCGCTGTGAGATAGGATCAATAAGCTATGTCTTAGCGCTTCTTTGTAAGTATGCAAATTTGGTGCAAAATGAGTTTTTTGACGAGCTTGATGATGGGCTCATAAGTGGCGAGTGCAACGTGGGAGAAGAGGAGTTTGAGGAGCTTGGCGAGTGGATAAAGGACGTTAAAAACGTGATCATAGATGACTCGTTCTTTACTCATCCAGACAAAGAGGCGATCTTTTGGCTACTTGAAATTTTAGGTAAAAATGTCGTCTTAGCAGGCAGCGAGGTCAAAGAATTTACAAGCGTCAAAGAAGTAGATGAGCTAAGAGAGCTTGAAAATTTTGACGGAGCGGTCGTTTATCTAAACAAAAACGCAAGCGATGAGATCGTTGGCGGCGTGCAGTTTGGCATCGTGGCAAAGGCAAAGGATGGCGAAACCTTAAATTTAAAGGCAAAAGACTTTAGCGTGAGTGCTAAATTTAGGCTTGATCCAGCGCTAAAAGGCACGGTTGCCGTGCTTGGCGCAAAAGAGTTTGATGGATATGCATTTAAACAAGTAGTAGTTAGCAAATGAAAATCACCATAAACGATCAAATTTTAGAGGCAAACGAGGGCGAAAGCATCCTAAACATCGCAAGAGCAAATGGCATCTACATCCCTGCGCTTTGCTACCTTAGCGGCTGTTCGCCAACGCTTGCTTG is a genomic window of Campylobacter concisus containing:
- a CDS encoding NADH-ubiquinone oxidoreductase subunit E family protein, with protein sequence MKRVDLRHLKGEFLSALGQQIKASEPGEVVIFLFEIGDFSGVTKAVNLAYNLNCEVMNSLKFNQVDWALTIKKGKI